One window of the Thermasporomyces composti genome contains the following:
- a CDS encoding mycothiol transferase → MRSADLLVDAFGRVRDAVVEVVDGLTPEQLAYRVDGRANSIAWLVWHLTRVQDDHVADVRGAEQVWLSGGWMERFDLPFDPMETGYGQTSDDVAAVRVDSGDLLVGYYEAVHDATVGYVRTLTDADLDRIVDEAWDPPVSLGVRLVSVIADDLQHVGQAAFIRGVLERSR, encoded by the coding sequence ATGCGGAGCGCTGACCTGCTCGTCGACGCCTTCGGCCGGGTCCGGGACGCCGTGGTGGAGGTCGTCGACGGTCTGACACCCGAGCAGCTGGCGTACCGGGTCGACGGTCGCGCCAACTCGATCGCCTGGCTGGTCTGGCACCTGACCCGCGTCCAAGACGACCACGTCGCCGACGTCCGAGGCGCGGAGCAGGTGTGGCTGAGTGGTGGGTGGATGGAGCGGTTCGACCTTCCGTTCGACCCGATGGAGACGGGATACGGCCAGACCAGCGACGACGTGGCCGCCGTGCGGGTGGACTCCGGCGACCTGCTGGTCGGCTACTACGAGGCGGTGCACGACGCGACCGTCGGCTACGTGCGCACGCTCACCGACGCCGACCTGGACCGCATCGTGGACGAGGCGTGGGACCCGCCGGTGTCGCTCGGGGTGCGGCTGGTGAGCGTGATCGCCGACGACCTGCAGCACGTCGGTCAGGCGGCGTTCATCCGTGGTGTGCTCGAACGCTCCCGCTGA
- a CDS encoding alkaline phosphatase D family protein yields MRDPGPPLRPGRRSFLALTGVSTAAFVLGIEAPAFADITATVPADPFGLGVASGDPTPDGVVLWTRLAPDPLAPDGHGGMPRRPVPVHWQVATDERFRNVVRSGVAIASPELAHSVHPEVRGLEPGREYFYRFRAGSEISPVGRTRTAPAPHAMPSELRFAFASCQAWYHGYYTAYEHMVAEDPDLIFFLGDYIYEYAINSSNLWREGVTLPSEHDAMVETLEQFRLRYGLFKSDPLLQAAHATAPWIVTTDDHEVENNYAGDVSSVGIPPEHFLRRRAVGYRAFYEHMPLRSVHRPSGPDLPLYRRLHYGRLAQFDVLDTRQFRDPLPCGEVTGNCPEREDPKRTMLGYEQEAWLYDGLAASDAVWNVLAQSIVMARIDRDLGPGETFSNEQWDGYPAARDRLFAAFRRHQIHNPVVLTGDIHRSVAANLKEDWLDPDSRTVGVELVCTSIASNGDGADTDSYEPIWLGQPHVELYHARRGYVSCRMTPTELTADFRALPYIQRPGAPISTVARFVTEAGDPGLQREG; encoded by the coding sequence ATGCGTGATCCTGGTCCACCTCTCCGACCCGGTCGCCGGTCCTTCCTCGCCCTCACCGGGGTCAGTACGGCCGCCTTCGTGCTCGGCATCGAGGCGCCGGCGTTCGCCGACATCACCGCCACCGTGCCAGCGGATCCGTTCGGGCTCGGCGTCGCCTCCGGTGACCCCACCCCCGATGGGGTGGTGCTCTGGACCCGCCTCGCGCCCGACCCGCTCGCCCCGGACGGACACGGCGGCATGCCGCGCCGCCCGGTTCCCGTCCACTGGCAGGTCGCGACCGACGAGCGCTTCAGGAACGTGGTGCGCAGCGGTGTCGCGATCGCGAGCCCGGAGCTCGCGCACTCCGTCCACCCGGAGGTGCGTGGCCTGGAGCCTGGCCGCGAGTACTTCTACCGGTTCCGTGCTGGCTCCGAGATCAGTCCGGTCGGTCGGACGAGGACCGCGCCGGCACCGCACGCGATGCCGAGCGAGCTCAGGTTCGCCTTCGCCTCGTGCCAGGCCTGGTACCACGGCTACTACACGGCGTACGAGCACATGGTGGCGGAGGACCCGGACCTGATCTTCTTCCTCGGCGACTACATCTACGAGTACGCCATCAACTCCTCGAACCTGTGGCGGGAGGGCGTCACACTGCCCTCCGAGCACGACGCCATGGTGGAGACGCTGGAGCAGTTCCGGCTCCGGTACGGGCTGTTCAAGAGCGATCCGCTGCTCCAGGCCGCGCACGCCACCGCGCCGTGGATCGTGACGACCGACGACCACGAGGTGGAGAACAACTACGCCGGCGACGTCTCGTCGGTCGGTATCCCACCGGAGCACTTCTTACGTCGTCGGGCCGTCGGTTACCGGGCCTTCTACGAGCACATGCCGCTGCGCAGCGTCCATCGACCCTCGGGCCCGGATCTTCCGCTCTATCGGCGGCTGCACTACGGGAGGCTCGCGCAGTTCGACGTCCTCGACACCCGGCAGTTCCGGGACCCACTGCCGTGTGGTGAGGTCACCGGCAACTGTCCGGAGCGGGAGGACCCGAAGCGCACCATGCTCGGGTACGAGCAGGAGGCGTGGCTCTACGACGGGCTCGCCGCCTCCGACGCGGTCTGGAACGTGCTCGCACAGTCGATCGTCATGGCCCGGATCGACCGGGACCTCGGGCCGGGTGAGACGTTCAGCAACGAGCAGTGGGACGGCTACCCGGCCGCGCGTGACCGGCTGTTCGCCGCGTTCCGACGTCACCAGATCCACAACCCGGTCGTCCTCACCGGCGACATCCACCGCAGCGTCGCGGCGAACCTCAAGGAGGACTGGCTCGACCCGGACTCCAGAACCGTCGGGGTCGAGCTGGTGTGCACCTCGATCGCCTCCAACGGCGACGGGGCGGACACCGACAGCTACGAGCCGATCTGGCTGGGGCAACCGCACGTCGAGCTCTACCACGCCCGCCGCGGCTACGTGAGCTGTCGGATGACGCCTACCGAGCTGACCGCGGACTTCAGGGCACTGCCCTACATCCAACGCCCCGGCGCGCCGATCTCGACCGTCGCGCGTTTCGTGACCGAGGCCGGCGACCCCGGCTTGCAGCGGGAGGGATGA
- a CDS encoding aldehyde dehydrogenase family protein, producing MRTQRLYLDGTWVDGTGSLADGSTRLEVRNPYDDSLVGVAAVASPEQAAAAVGAAARALRRGLPPHRRAEILRRAREEVARRAEEFAQMIRAEAGKPITAARQEVERALTTLDFAAEEARRPPGETVPLDAVPSGEGTLAFTVAQPVGVVAAITPFNFPLNLVAHKVAPALAAGCPVVLKPSERTPLTAGMLVEAFKAAELPPGWLNLVTGDPATIVGRWQEDPRVAVLTFTGSSRVGWQLKAASPYKRHILELGSATAMVIRADADLKAAVNAAVTSGFTFAGQACISLQRLYVEKAVVDEVLHRLVEAAEALPAGDPALEATVVGPLITPEATKRVRSWLDDAVRDGARIVTGGTLTDDGVLRPTVVTDVPASSPLLCEEVFGPVVSVVPVANLDEAIRAVNDSRFGLNTSIYTSDLTSALRYAREAQAGTVLVNRPPAFRADHMPYGGVKESGQGREGVKYAVEELTERKLVILGS from the coding sequence ATGCGAACCCAACGGCTGTATCTCGACGGTACCTGGGTCGACGGCACCGGATCGCTCGCCGACGGCTCCACACGGCTGGAGGTGCGCAACCCCTACGACGACTCGCTCGTCGGTGTCGCCGCCGTCGCCAGCCCCGAGCAGGCGGCCGCGGCCGTCGGCGCCGCGGCCCGCGCCCTGCGCCGTGGGCTGCCGCCGCACCGACGGGCGGAGATCCTGCGGCGGGCCCGCGAGGAGGTGGCGCGGCGGGCGGAGGAGTTCGCCCAGATGATCCGCGCGGAGGCGGGCAAGCCGATCACCGCCGCCCGCCAGGAGGTGGAGCGCGCGCTCACGACCTTGGACTTCGCCGCCGAGGAGGCCCGGCGACCGCCGGGCGAGACCGTGCCGCTCGACGCCGTGCCCTCCGGCGAGGGGACGCTGGCCTTCACCGTCGCCCAGCCGGTCGGCGTGGTCGCCGCGATCACGCCGTTCAACTTCCCGCTCAACCTGGTCGCCCACAAGGTCGCGCCCGCGCTCGCGGCCGGGTGTCCGGTCGTGCTGAAGCCGTCGGAGCGCACCCCGCTGACGGCCGGCATGCTGGTCGAGGCCTTCAAGGCGGCGGAGCTGCCACCGGGCTGGCTCAACCTCGTCACCGGCGACCCCGCGACCATCGTGGGCCGCTGGCAGGAGGACCCTCGCGTCGCGGTCCTGACCTTCACCGGGTCGAGCCGGGTCGGCTGGCAGCTCAAGGCGGCCTCACCGTACAAGCGGCACATCCTGGAGCTCGGGTCGGCCACGGCGATGGTGATCCGCGCCGACGCCGACCTGAAGGCGGCCGTCAACGCGGCGGTGACGTCCGGGTTCACGTTCGCCGGTCAGGCCTGCATCTCGCTGCAGCGCCTCTACGTCGAGAAGGCGGTCGTGGACGAGGTCCTTCACCGGCTGGTCGAGGCCGCCGAGGCGCTGCCCGCCGGTGACCCGGCCCTCGAGGCCACGGTGGTGGGGCCGCTCATCACGCCCGAGGCGACGAAGCGGGTGCGCTCCTGGCTGGACGACGCCGTGCGCGACGGAGCCCGCATCGTGACCGGTGGCACGCTCACCGACGACGGTGTCCTCCGTCCCACCGTGGTCACCGACGTGCCGGCCTCGTCGCCCCTGTTGTGCGAGGAGGTCTTCGGCCCGGTGGTCAGCGTCGTCCCGGTCGCGAACCTCGACGAGGCGATCCGGGCGGTCAACGACTCCCGCTTCGGCCTCAACACCTCCATCTACACCTCGGACCTCACCAGCGCGCTGCGATACGCGCGGGAGGCCCAGGCCGGCACCGTGCTCGTCAACCGGCCGCCCGCGTTCCGAGCCGACCACATGCCGTACGGCGGGGTGAAGGAGTCCGGCCAGGGCCGGGAGGGCGTGAAGTACGCGGTGGAGGAGCTGACCGAGCGCAAGCTCGTCATCCTCGGCAGCTGA
- a CDS encoding GH36 C-terminal domain-containing protein has translation MRIDLGIMRHTHLTFLSDPDWPEHGLQLLWGATTMLPPNQLLHWGFSEWHGHHPHQTFDPRDPGLRPHQLDFYRRIAMLGATGFSCGLPNLPAWVRDRLRAQVRAYQELVRPFVRTADVHRLTGAPRRFGEGERWAAVQYAQPDGGAHLVFVFRLSGGEPSRRIRLHALDPTASYDVHWSDRDHDEARMGAALMDDGLTVELPEEGSELVVVRRRSA, from the coding sequence CTGCGGATCGACCTGGGGATCATGCGGCACACGCACCTGACGTTCCTCAGCGACCCGGACTGGCCTGAGCACGGCCTGCAGCTGCTGTGGGGGGCGACGACGATGCTGCCGCCGAACCAGCTCCTGCACTGGGGCTTCTCCGAGTGGCACGGCCACCATCCGCACCAGACGTTCGACCCGCGCGACCCCGGCCTCCGACCGCACCAGCTCGACTTCTATCGCCGGATCGCGATGCTCGGGGCGACCGGCTTCTCCTGTGGGCTCCCGAACCTGCCGGCGTGGGTGCGGGACCGGCTCCGCGCGCAGGTCCGGGCCTACCAGGAGCTGGTCCGCCCGTTCGTCCGCACCGCCGACGTGCACCGGCTCACCGGGGCGCCGCGCCGGTTCGGGGAGGGCGAGCGGTGGGCGGCCGTGCAGTACGCCCAACCGGACGGCGGCGCGCACCTCGTCTTCGTGTTCCGGCTGTCCGGGGGTGAGCCGAGCCGGCGTATCCGCCTGCACGCGCTCGACCCGACCGCCTCGTACGACGTTCACTGGTCCGACCGTGACCACGACGAGGCGCGGATGGGCGCGGCGCTCATGGACGACGGCCTGACCGTCGAGCTGCCGGAGGAGGGCTCGGAACTCGTCGTGGTGCGGCGCCGGTCCGCGTAG
- a CDS encoding aldolase: MTVLPAPAARLANAAGDLTMVALDQRESLRTMMAGDAPVASVPDARLREFKAEATAALSPYASAVLLDRLYGLDTARPATLAPGCRLILAADELHQAPGEIVRDTGLDEQVTPELVASVGATALKLLVIWRAGGSVEARADLVGRFVDLCRRTGTVSLVEGIVRPADGETWTDQRARHEAILEAAAELSRLGADIYKAEVPGYVPGDLSRVEEQSRLLSKAIDIPWVVLSNGTRAAEFSDAVRLACLGGASGFLAGRAVWADTVREPSVATALRERSAARLRRLVEIVADARAQAADRQETSTETRKDATS, encoded by the coding sequence GTGACCGTCCTTCCCGCGCCCGCCGCCCGCCTCGCGAACGCCGCCGGTGACCTCACCATGGTGGCGCTCGACCAGCGTGAGTCGCTGCGGACGATGATGGCCGGCGACGCTCCCGTCGCCAGCGTCCCCGACGCGAGGCTGCGTGAGTTCAAGGCGGAGGCGACCGCCGCGCTGTCCCCGTACGCCTCGGCGGTGCTCCTCGACCGGCTCTACGGCCTCGACACCGCCCGTCCCGCCACGCTGGCGCCGGGATGCCGGCTCATCCTGGCCGCCGACGAGCTGCACCAGGCTCCCGGCGAGATCGTCCGCGACACCGGGCTCGACGAGCAGGTCACGCCCGAGCTGGTCGCGTCCGTCGGCGCGACCGCGCTCAAGCTGCTGGTCATCTGGCGTGCCGGCGGGAGCGTGGAGGCCCGCGCCGACCTCGTCGGACGCTTCGTCGACCTGTGCCGGCGGACCGGCACGGTCAGTCTCGTCGAGGGCATCGTGCGGCCCGCCGACGGGGAGACCTGGACCGACCAGCGGGCCAGGCACGAGGCCATCCTCGAGGCGGCGGCCGAGCTGAGCCGGCTCGGCGCCGACATCTACAAGGCCGAGGTGCCCGGCTACGTCCCCGGCGACCTCTCCCGCGTCGAGGAACAGTCGCGCCTGCTGTCGAAGGCGATCGACATCCCGTGGGTGGTGCTGTCGAACGGCACGAGGGCGGCGGAGTTCTCCGACGCGGTCCGGCTCGCCTGCCTCGGCGGCGCCAGCGGCTTCCTCGCCGGGCGGGCCGTCTGGGCGGACACCGTGCGGGAGCCGAGCGTCGCCACGGCGTTGCGCGAGCGGTCGGCGGCGCGGCTGCGTCGGCTGGTGGAGATCGTCGCGGACGCCCGCGCCCAGGCAGCGGACCGCCAGGAGACGAGCACGGAGACGAGAAAGGACGCCACGTCGTGA
- a CDS encoding aminoglycoside phosphotransferase family protein — MAPVALSPVVRAKLAALGERGERWLADLPSLIADLERRWSIRVGAPLSQGTCSYVARARTADGDDAVLKLGIPEPGFDAQVRTLAAAHGRGYVRLLAYDVERNAMLQEALGPSLADLGWSPERTIEVLCATLREAWRVPRPPGATVAPSEEKARGLHGLVASLWERLRHPCSERVVRKALGYAERRAAAFDLDRCVVVHGDPHPANALTVRTPRPGAEFGVVFVDPDGLLAEPAYDLGVVLRDWCAQLLAADDPPALARRYCRLLADHTGVDEEAIWEWGFLERVSTGLYVLQYGAADMARPYLESAELLV, encoded by the coding sequence GTGGCGCCGGTCGCGCTGTCGCCTGTCGTCCGCGCCAAGCTGGCCGCCCTCGGCGAGCGGGGTGAGCGGTGGCTGGCCGACCTGCCAAGCCTCATCGCCGACCTGGAGCGGCGGTGGTCCATCCGCGTGGGCGCGCCGCTGTCCCAGGGCACCTGCTCCTACGTCGCGCGGGCGCGCACCGCGGACGGAGACGACGCCGTCCTCAAGCTCGGCATCCCGGAGCCGGGGTTCGACGCCCAGGTCCGCACGCTCGCGGCCGCGCACGGGCGTGGCTACGTGCGGCTCTTGGCGTACGACGTGGAGCGGAACGCCATGCTCCAGGAGGCGCTCGGCCCGTCGCTGGCGGACCTGGGCTGGTCGCCGGAACGCACCATCGAGGTGCTGTGCGCGACACTCCGCGAGGCATGGCGGGTGCCGCGTCCCCCGGGCGCCACGGTTGCGCCGTCGGAGGAGAAGGCGCGTGGATTGCACGGCCTGGTCGCCTCACTTTGGGAGCGGTTGCGCCACCCCTGCTCGGAGCGAGTGGTGCGGAAGGCACTGGGGTACGCCGAGCGGCGGGCCGCCGCCTTCGACCTCGACCGGTGCGTCGTGGTCCACGGCGACCCGCATCCCGCCAACGCGCTGACCGTCCGCACGCCCAGGCCGGGCGCGGAGTTCGGCGTCGTCTTCGTCGACCCTGACGGTCTCCTCGCCGAGCCCGCGTACGACCTGGGCGTCGTGCTGCGTGACTGGTGTGCACAGCTGCTCGCGGCGGACGACCCTCCCGCCCTCGCCCGCCGCTACTGCCGGCTGCTCGCCGACCACACCGGCGTCGACGAGGAGGCCATCTGGGAGTGGGGCTTCCTCGAACGGGTGTCGACCGGTCTGTACGTGCTCCAGTACGGCGCGGCGGACATGGCACGCCCGTACCTGGAGTCCGCTGAGCTCCTGGTCTGA
- a CDS encoding zinc finger domain-containing protein, which translates to MATRPADRVPDESSPVESGHIRSGDADRAPHCPGPQPVDPELIDTGIVDWVFDTSRYDLDGLTTSDRHRFARILLQPCPTCAAKPGQRCVRRGSGEEILRMDDQHQARRYAVTGMCPPETHIGGS; encoded by the coding sequence ATGGCGACGAGGCCAGCCGACCGGGTGCCTGACGAGAGCAGTCCTGTGGAAAGCGGGCACATTCGGAGCGGGGATGCTGATCGGGCTCCTCATTGCCCTGGTCCTCAGCCGGTAGACCCCGAGCTCATCGACACCGGGATCGTCGACTGGGTGTTCGACACCTCCCGCTACGACCTGGACGGGCTCACCACCTCCGACCGCCACCGGTTCGCGCGGATCCTGCTCCAGCCCTGCCCCACCTGCGCCGCCAAGCCAGGGCAGCGGTGCGTCCGGCGCGGCTCCGGGGAGGAGATCCTGCGCATGGATGACCAGCACCAGGCCCGCCGCTACGCCGTCACCGGCATGTGCCCACCGGAGACGCATATCGGTGGCAGCTAG
- a CDS encoding tartrate dehydrogenase has product MSRIHNIAVIAGDGIGPEVVPAAMRCLDTVADRHGFVLRWTEYPWGSAYYHENGVMMPADAIRTLAEHDAIFLGAVGDPDIPDTVTLWGLLIPIRRRFNQYVNLRPVRTLPGVPSPVRGAENVDLVIVRENVEGEYSEVGGRLYRDQPGEAAIQEAIFTRVGVTRIAEYAAKLARQRRKRVTSVTKSNGIVHTMPFWDEVVAETLANYPDVELEKVLVDAMAAKLVLQPTAYDVIVASNLFGDILSDLAGAIAGSIGVAPSGNLNPEREYPSMFEPVHGSAPDIAGQGIANPIGQMWAGAMMLEHLGEEAAAREVVEAFEAVLASGIRTPDLGGTATTAEFTEEVDARLRALPRPEGTR; this is encoded by the coding sequence GTGAGCCGAATCCACAACATCGCCGTCATCGCCGGGGATGGCATCGGGCCCGAGGTGGTGCCCGCCGCGATGCGCTGCCTCGACACGGTGGCGGACCGGCACGGCTTCGTCCTGCGCTGGACGGAGTACCCGTGGGGCTCGGCGTACTACCACGAGAACGGCGTCATGATGCCGGCGGACGCGATCCGCACGCTCGCCGAGCACGACGCGATCTTCCTCGGCGCGGTCGGCGACCCCGACATCCCCGACACCGTCACGTTGTGGGGCCTGCTCATCCCGATCCGGCGGCGGTTCAACCAGTACGTCAACCTGCGGCCGGTGCGGACCCTGCCGGGCGTGCCGAGCCCGGTGCGCGGCGCGGAGAACGTCGACCTGGTGATCGTCCGGGAGAACGTCGAGGGCGAGTACTCCGAGGTCGGCGGCCGCCTCTACCGTGACCAGCCCGGCGAGGCGGCCATCCAGGAGGCGATCTTCACCCGCGTGGGCGTCACCCGGATCGCCGAGTACGCGGCGAAGCTCGCTCGTCAGCGCCGGAAGCGGGTCACCTCCGTCACCAAGTCGAACGGCATCGTCCACACCATGCCGTTCTGGGACGAGGTGGTGGCCGAGACGCTCGCCAACTACCCCGACGTCGAGCTGGAGAAGGTCCTGGTCGACGCGATGGCGGCCAAGCTCGTGCTGCAACCCACGGCCTACGACGTGATCGTGGCGTCGAACCTCTTCGGCGACATCCTCTCCGACCTCGCCGGCGCCATCGCCGGGTCGATCGGGGTGGCGCCGAGCGGCAACCTCAACCCGGAGCGAGAGTACCCGTCGATGTTCGAGCCGGTGCACGGGTCGGCGCCGGACATCGCGGGCCAGGGCATCGCCAACCCGATCGGCCAGATGTGGGCGGGCGCGATGATGTTGGAGCACCTCGGTGAGGAGGCCGCCGCCCGGGAGGTGGTCGAGGCCTTCGAGGCGGTCCTCGCGTCCGGGATCCGCACACCTGACTTGGGCGGCACCGCGACCACCGCCGAGTTCACCGAGGAGGTCGACGCGCGGTTGCGCGCGCTCCCGCGTCCGGAAGGCACACGCTGA
- a CDS encoding polysaccharide lyase family protein — MPRPRPVRNLTAVGELGRIILTWESEPYEPFVDHYAIYASRTPGTPPSEETLLAKTIYPRFVHGRLGGHAQTWYYRVVVVEASGLRGRPSPEVSGTSVESVAVSGEPIATVGTFDHKSLELALAPNGYAQYRTRFPTGPDFTYGVSDPAHDWAYIHPGPADAWAGRQAWRATFRFGLDAIPDTDPWLSIWLIDTHATIPGTAILGLGGSEWTKVTFEGGATRGSLEGDATLPGSPLKPSYVELALPRDRLTVGENVLTIDKVDGSWHAYDALGIFLPR; from the coding sequence ATGCCGCGACCACGCCCGGTGAGGAACCTGACCGCGGTCGGTGAGCTCGGCCGGATCATCCTGACCTGGGAGTCCGAGCCGTACGAGCCGTTCGTCGACCACTACGCCATCTACGCGTCCCGCACGCCGGGCACGCCGCCGAGCGAGGAGACGCTGCTCGCCAAGACGATCTACCCGCGTTTCGTCCACGGCCGGCTCGGCGGACACGCGCAGACCTGGTATTACCGCGTCGTCGTGGTCGAGGCCTCCGGCCTGCGCGGTCGCCCGTCGCCGGAGGTCTCCGGCACGTCCGTCGAGTCGGTCGCGGTGTCCGGCGAGCCGATCGCGACCGTGGGAACGTTCGACCACAAGAGTCTCGAGCTCGCGCTCGCCCCGAACGGCTACGCGCAGTACCGGACGCGGTTCCCGACCGGGCCGGACTTCACCTACGGCGTCAGCGACCCCGCCCACGACTGGGCCTACATCCATCCCGGTCCGGCGGACGCGTGGGCTGGACGTCAGGCCTGGCGGGCGACGTTCCGGTTCGGCCTGGACGCCATCCCCGACACCGACCCGTGGCTGTCCATCTGGCTCATCGACACCCACGCGACGATCCCTGGGACTGCCATCCTCGGCCTCGGCGGGTCGGAGTGGACGAAGGTCACGTTCGAGGGCGGGGCTACCCGAGGCTCGCTCGAGGGGGACGCGACGCTGCCGGGTTCGCCGCTCAAGCCGTCGTACGTGGAGCTGGCGCTGCCACGCGACCGGCTCACCGTGGGTGAGAACGTGCTCACCATCGACAAGGTGGACGGGTCCTGGCACGCCTACGACGCGCTGGGGATCTTCCTGCCGCGCTGA
- a CDS encoding helix-turn-helix domain-containing protein, which translates to MPRNEVLVTLRKARGWTQEDLAQQVAQVVAVLGSNVAPDARLVSAWERGEIRWPQRHYRHALRMLFGVTSDEALGFIRPGKDPARRHPRVLVSVLDFEESSTVRRADFLKSIAGVAFGLTAGEDLQSWLGVDPSRSVKPRVLGASDVAAIEQTTARFAAWERSQGGILSVDAMLGQLNWAATLLDKSRFASEQVRRRMFSAVANLAEVAGFAAYDAGMHTEARRAFTLGVHAAAEGEDWPLRANILSDMARQAISLGHPEDGLDLMQIAIYGADGRATPATQAMLQVVLGRVYGAMGKVRECRNAIAKADHVYEPPTDEDPAWISYYIPAQLAGDSGHALYSAAQHDVSLRGETANRLATAAETYGPKYPRAAAFCLARLAAIRFDEGEPDEAVAVGRRLLDIGSGVASARLNDDYRLVYAHAKRYQSHGDVAELVADLP; encoded by the coding sequence ATGCCACGGAACGAGGTGCTGGTCACGCTCCGCAAGGCGCGTGGCTGGACGCAGGAGGACCTCGCACAGCAGGTTGCGCAAGTCGTCGCAGTCCTCGGCAGCAACGTCGCCCCCGACGCGCGACTGGTGTCCGCCTGGGAGCGCGGTGAGATCCGCTGGCCACAGCGGCACTACCGCCACGCCCTACGCATGCTGTTCGGGGTCACGAGCGACGAGGCGCTGGGCTTCATCCGACCTGGCAAAGACCCGGCTCGCAGACACCCGCGTGTGCTGGTGTCCGTGCTCGATTTCGAGGAGAGCAGTACCGTGCGACGCGCCGATTTCCTCAAGTCCATCGCCGGGGTCGCGTTCGGCTTGACCGCCGGCGAAGACCTCCAATCATGGCTGGGCGTTGACCCGTCCAGATCCGTCAAACCGCGTGTCCTCGGCGCCTCTGACGTCGCCGCGATCGAACAGACCACGGCACGGTTCGCGGCGTGGGAGCGAAGCCAAGGCGGCATCCTCTCGGTGGATGCGATGCTCGGCCAGCTCAACTGGGCCGCCACGTTGCTCGACAAGAGCCGCTTCGCGTCCGAGCAGGTCCGCCGTCGCATGTTCAGCGCGGTCGCCAACCTCGCCGAGGTCGCCGGGTTCGCCGCCTACGACGCCGGCATGCACACCGAGGCCCGTCGAGCATTCACGTTGGGGGTGCATGCCGCCGCCGAGGGCGAGGATTGGCCGCTGCGAGCGAACATCCTCTCGGACATGGCGCGGCAGGCCATCAGCCTCGGCCACCCCGAGGACGGGCTCGACCTCATGCAGATCGCCATCTACGGCGCCGACGGGCGTGCCACCCCAGCCACCCAGGCAATGCTGCAAGTCGTCCTCGGTCGTGTTTACGGGGCGATGGGCAAGGTCCGCGAGTGCCGCAATGCCATCGCCAAGGCCGACCACGTGTACGAGCCGCCGACGGACGAGGATCCGGCGTGGATCTCCTACTACATCCCCGCCCAGCTTGCCGGCGACTCCGGCCACGCCCTCTACTCGGCCGCCCAGCACGATGTATCGCTCCGCGGCGAGACCGCCAACCGTCTGGCGACCGCAGCCGAGACCTATGGCCCGAAGTACCCCAGAGCCGCGGCGTTCTGCCTCGCCCGGCTGGCGGCGATCCGGTTCGACGAGGGCGAGCCAGACGAGGCGGTCGCCGTGGGGAGGCGGCTGCTCGACATCGGCAGCGGGGTCGCCTCCGCACGGCTCAATGACGACTACCGGCTTGTCTACGCCCACGCCAAGCGCTACCAGAGCCACGGTGACGTTGCCGAACTGGTCGCCGACCTCCCCTAG